The following proteins are encoded in a genomic region of Bubalus kerabau isolate K-KA32 ecotype Philippines breed swamp buffalo chromosome 13, PCC_UOA_SB_1v2, whole genome shotgun sequence:
- the MAFB gene encoding transcription factor MafB, which produces MAAELSMGPELPTSPLAMEYVNDFDLLKFDVKKEPLGRAERPGRPCTRLQPAGSVSSTPLSTPCSSVPSSPSFSPTEQKTHLEDLYWMASNYQQMNPEALNLTPEDAVEALIGSHPVPQPLQSFDGFRGAHHHHHHHHPHPHHAYPGPGVAHEELGPHAHPHHHHHHQASPPPSSAASPAQQLPTSHPGPGPHAAAAATAAGGSGSVEDRFSDDQLVSMSVRELNRHLRGFTKDEVIRLKQKRRTLKNRGYAQSCRYKRVQQKHHLENEKTQLIQQVEQLKQEVSRLARERDAYKVKCEKLANSGFREAGSTSDSPSSPEFFL; this is translated from the coding sequence ATGGCCGCGGAGCTGAGCATGGGGCCCGAGCTGCCCACCAGCCCGCTGGCCATGGAGTACGTCAACGACTTCGACCTGCTCAAGTTCGATGTAAAGAAGGAGCCGCTGGGGCGCGCGGAGCGCCCGGGCCGGCCCTGCACGCGCCTGCAGCCAGCCGGCTCGGTGTCGTCCACACCGCTCAGCACGCCGTGCAGCTCGGTGCCCTCGTCGCCCAGCTTCAGCCCCACCGAACAGAAGACTCACCTTGAGGACCTGTACTGGATGGCGAGCAACTACCAGCAGATGAACCCCGAGGCGCTCAACCTGACGCCCGAGGACGCGGTGGAGGCGCTCATAGGCTCGCACCCAGTGCCCCAGCCGTTGCAGAGCTTCGACGGCTTCCGCGGCgcgcaccatcaccatcaccaccaccacccacatcCGCACCACGCGTACCCCGGCCCCGGAGTGGCTCACGAAGAGCTGGGCCCGCACGCGCACccgcaccatcaccaccaccaccaagcgtCGCCGCCGCCGTCCAGCGCGGCCAGTCCCGCGCAGCAGCTGCCCACTAGCCACCCTGGGCCTGGCCCGCACGCGGCGGCCGCGGCGACGGCGGCTGGTGGTAGCGGCAGCGTGGAGGACCGCTTCTCCGACGACCAGCTCGTGTCCATGTCCGTGCGCGAGCTGAACCGCCACCTGCGGGGCTTCACCAAGGACGAGGTGATCCGCCTGAAGCAGAAGCGGCGGACCCTGAAGAACCGGGGCTACGCCCAGTCGTGCAGGTATAAACGCGTCCAGCAGAAACACCACCTGGAGAATGAGAAGACGCAGCTCATTCAGCAGGTGGAGCAGCTTAAGCAGGAGGTGTCCCGGCTGGCCCGCGAAAGAGACGCCTACAAGGTCAAGTGCGAGAAACTCGCCAACTCCGGCTTCAGGGAGGCGGGCTCCACCAGCGACAGCCCCTCCTCTCCCGAGTTCTTTCTGTGA